A single genomic interval of Daucus carota subsp. sativus chromosome 1, DH1 v3.0, whole genome shotgun sequence harbors:
- the LOC108217011 gene encoding transcription factor TCP9 produces MSPVKDCDKHNKMQGRGKKIKMSASCAAHISQLTKDLGFKSEDETLQWLLDRAEGRGTANQFANATGGASSEAPKVPEKKKAEPVHQDDVPKTSGSAPVGPTPVFIPGKGFWMVPNDGGKPQQVWPVPLALTRGIGMRMQGPYAPGLSDQNQKP; encoded by the coding sequence ATGTCTCCAGTTAAAGATTGTGACAAGCACAACAAGATGCAGGGTCGGGGCAAGAAGATCAAAATGTCCGCTTCATGTGCTGCTCACATCTCCCAGTTGACGAAAGATTTGGGCTTCAAGTCCGAAGATGAAACTCTTCAGTGGCTTCTAGACCGTGCGGAGGGGCGTGGCACTGCGAATCAGTTTGCTAATGCTACTGGTGGGGCGTCTTCTGAGGCCCCCAAAGTGCCTGAGAAAAAGAAAGCTGAGCCTGTTCACCAGGATGATGTTCCGAAGACCTCGGGATCTGCGCCTGTGGGTCCCACTCCCGTGTTTATACCAGGGAAAGGGTTTTGGATGGTGCCTAATGATGGAGGCAAGCCACAGCAGGTGTGGCCTGTGCCGTTGGCTCTCACTCGTGGCATTGGCATGAGGATGCAGGGTCCGTATGCGCCGGGGTTGTCAGACCAGAACCAGAAGCCTTAG
- the LOC108217002 gene encoding transcription factor TCP20-like, which translates to MSTVKDYDSDSQANSGSQQTSSSPKPMKDKQTKVEGRGRKIKMPAACAAQISQLTKDLGFKSAGETVEWLLERAEESMVQGPGTADLSANAAGASSEALEVPEKKKAEAVGQDAVPKTAGFAPGNPNPVFVPGKGFFMVPEDGGEPQQVWPVPLALTRGIGMRMPGPYAPGWSGQNQKR; encoded by the coding sequence ATGTCTACAGTTAAAGATTATGACAGTGATTCCCAAGCCAACAGCGGATCCCAACAAACCAGTTCTAGTCCAAAACCCATGAAGGACAAGCAAACCAAGGTGGAGGGTCGGGGCAGGAAGATCAAAATGCCCGCTGCATGTGCTGCTCAGATCTCCCAATTGACAAAAGATTTGGGCTTCAAGTCCGCAGGTGAAACTGTTGAGTGGCTTCTAGAACGTGCGGAGGAGTCCATGGTTCAGGGGCCTGGCACTGCAGATCTGTCTGCTAATGCTGCTGGTGCCTCTTCTGAGGCCCTGGAAGTCCCTGAGAAAAAGAAAGCTGAGGCTGTTGGCCAGGATGCTGTTCCGAAGACCGCGGGATTTGCGCCTGGGAATCCCAATCCCGTGTTTGTACCAGGGAAAGGATTTTTTATGGTGCCTGAAGATGGAGGCGAGCCGCAACAGGTTTGGCCTGTGCCGCTGGCTCTCACTCGTGGCATTGGCATGAGGATGCCGGGTCCGTATGCCCCGGGGTGGTCAGGCCAGAACCAGAAGCGTTAG